DNA from Amycolatopsis sp. DSM 110486:
GGCACGCGGGCGGCCCTGCACCGGCAGGCCGCGGAGGCGCTGGCGCGGATCGGCGCGCCCGTGAAGCGGGTGGCGGAGCAGCTCGTGGCGGCGCCGTCCACTGTGGACCCTTGGGTGCTGGACTGGCTCACGGAGAACCAGACGGCCGTGACCAACCGGGCGCCGCTGATCGCCGTGGAGCTGCTGGAGCGGGCGCTCACCGCGTGCTCGGCCTCCGACCCGCGGCGCGAGGCGCTGATCACCGCGTTGGCGAAGGTGCTCTTCCGGCTGGAGCGCAACCCGGAAACCCTTGCCGTGCAAGCGCTTGATCTGTCGCAGGATCCGGAGAACGTCGCCGAGATGCGGCACCTGCTGGCCACGCTGCGGTTCCGGCGCGGGGCCGTCGCGCTCGCCGTGCAGACGCTCGAAGAGGCCGAGGACGATCCGGCGCTGCCAGAGATCTGGCACGTGCGGCGCCGGCACCTGCTGGCGAACTTCCGCCGCGGTGGGCTCGACGACCTCGACGTCGCGGAGGCCAGCGCGCACCAGGCCCGCGCGGAGGCCGACGGCGACCCGTACCTGTCGGCGCACGCGTTGCAGACGTTGTGGCTGGTGGATTCCGTGCGCCGCCACCACGAAAGCGCGCTGGCGCACATCGACGAGGCCGTCGAGGCCGTCGGCGACGAGCACGAGCTGGCCGACCTGCACCTGGATCTGCTGGACAACCGCGTGTTCACGCTGCAGAACCTCGACCGTCTCGGCGAGGCGGACCGCACGCTGCAGGCGGCGGGCGAGATCGCGCAGCGCCATTCGATGCCGATCGGCTTGCAGGTGTCGGTGGCGGTGCACCGGTACTGGGAAGGGCGCTGGGACGAGGCGCTGGTCGAGCTCGACACCGTGACGGAAGACGGACCGGCGATCACCTTCTACGGCCTGCGGGAGCCCGGCGCGGCGGCGTTGCTGCTGCACGGCGTGGCGTCGCTGATCGCCGCTCGGCGCGGCGAGCGCGGGCAAGCCGCGGCGCACCTCGACGCGGCGGAGGAGTACGCGCCGGCGACCGGTGCCGAGCGGGAGAGTTTCGACTTCCTGCTGGTGGCCAACTCGGTGGTCGCGTGGCAGCGCGGGGAGATCAAGGAAGCGCTGGCCGTCCTCGAGCCGATCCTCAACCCGACGTACGCCCAGATGATGTTGCGGCACCAGTGGCTGCCGATGTTCGTCGGCTTGGCGTTGGAGGCCGGCGACCAGGCGCTCGCGTCGCGCGGGCTGGCGGTGTGCGAGGAAGAGGCCGCCAAGGAACGCGAGCCGGCCCGGGCCCACGCGGCGACGGACTGGTGCCGCGGCCTGATCGACGGCGATCCGGCGCCGGTGCTGCGGACCGTGGAGCATTTCCGCTCGGTCGGCCGCCGCCCGGAACTGGCCGCGGCGCTGGAGGACGCGGCGGTGCTGCTCGCCCGGACCGAGGACCTGCCCGCGGCCCACGCGGCGCTGGACGAGGCCGCGGAGCTGTACACGTCACTGTCGGCCCGCTGGGACTTGCAGCGCGCGGAGAAGCGCCTGCGCGAACTCGGCGTCCGCCGCGGCGGGCGGCTCGCGGCCGCCGCCCGGCCAGGACGTGGGTGGGATTCGCTGTCGCCGCTGGAGGTCCGGATCGCGACGCTCGTGGCGGAGGGCCGGTCGAACCCGGACATCGCGACGGAGCTGGCTTTGCCGCGACGAACGGTCCAGGCTCATGTGGCGCGGTTGCTGGGTAAGTTGGAGTCGCCTTCGCGGTCCGGTGTCGCGAATGCCGTGGCGCGGCGGATCGGCTGATCAAGGCAATCGGTTGAGCTTCGCCACCTCGCCCAGGAAGCGACCCGAGTCCTTGATAGTGCGGACCTGCGTGTCGAAGTCGACGTGGATGACGCCGAAGCGCTGGGTGTAGCCCATGCCCCATTCGAAGTTGTCCAGAAGGGACCACGCCAGGTAGCCGCGGACGTCGGCGCCCTGGGCCATGGCGTCGTGGACGGCGCGGATGTGGGTGTCGAGGTAGGCGAGGCGGGCGGGGTCGTGGACGCGGCCGTCGACGACGGTGTCCTCGAAGGAGGCGCCGTTCTCGGCGACGACCAGGGGCAGGCCGCCTGTGTGGGAGTTCAGCCACACCAGCAGATCGGTGAGCGACGACGGCGTCTGCTCCCAGCCGAACGACGTCAGCGGGCCGCGGGCGGGCAGGACGTCCATGCCGCGCAGGCCGGGCAGCGGGCAGTTGCTCGGGGCGAGCGGGTCGTCCAGCGGTGCGACGCGGGCGGGGGCGTAGTAGTTCACGCCCAGCCAGTCGATGGCGGCGGCGATGAGGTCGGTGTCACCGTCCTGAATGGACGCCGCGAACCGGCCACCGTGGTGTTCGACGTCGGCCATCACGTCGGGCGGGTAGCCGCGGCCGAGGACGGGGTCGAGGAAGAAGCGGTTGTGGATGCCGTCGAACTTGCGCACGGCTTCGCGGTGGGCGTCCGTATCGCCGTCAGCCAGCGCGGGTGCGAAGTTCAACGCGAGCGAGAAGTCCTGCCCGGGACGGGCCTGTTCCGTCAACGCCCGCATCGCCAGGCCGTGGCCCAGCAGCAGGTGGTGCGCGGCGACCAAC
Protein-coding regions in this window:
- a CDS encoding GH1 family beta-glucosidase, with amino-acid sequence MAELEFPSGFWWGAATASYQIEGGVTEGGRGPSIWDTYSATPGKVLNGDTGAVACDHYHRYGTDAALLSELGLPVYRFSVAWPRVMPDGRTRNAEGLAFYDRLVDELLSRDIMPVLTLYHWDLPQAIEDAGGWPSRDTAYRFADYAAVVHDALGDRVPQWTTINEPFCAAFLGYGSGVHAPGIQDYDTALVAAHHLLLGHGLAMRALTEQARPGQDFSLALNFAPALADGDTDAHREAVRKFDGIHNRFFLDPVLGRGYPPDVMADVEHHGGRFAASIQDGDTDLIAAAIDWLGVNYYAPARVAPLDDPLAPSNCPLPGLRGMDVLPARGPLTSFGWEQTPSSLTDLLVWLNSHTGGLPLVVAENGASFEDTVVDGRVHDPARLAYLDTHIRAVHDAMAQGADVRGYLAWSLLDNFEWGMGYTQRFGVIHVDFDTQVRTIKDSGRFLGEVAKLNRLP